The nucleotide window GGCCTGCAACAGCGCGATTGGAAGCGCTGAATTCTACGATCATGCAAAGACCGAGCAATGGAACTCAACAATTATTGTAGGTTGAAGGCACAACTCTACACAGCGTTGTAGTCGAAATATTGACCATGAATGCAGAGCTCTGTTCTGAAAGCCGTCATCTCTGAGTCAACCCCCGAGGGCGCTTCTGCTCCCTCGTTCAAGTTCGCATGCAACAGCACCATCGTGCAGCACCTCGTACCTACGTCCGCCCTGAACAAGCCCCGTGGTGGCACcgagatcaaggctgaagagcCTCACATTTCTACCAGCTCCGAAGCGACTGCCACTGACGGAAAGCCCCATGTCGGTCGACGAGGAATGCACAGTGCCACAGGCGCCTACtgggatgagaagaaggacggcATGTGGACCTTCAAGTATGATGGCGGTGAGGGCAAGGGC belongs to Fusarium oxysporum Fo47 chromosome V, complete sequence and includes:
- a CDS encoding Tctex-1, encoding MATPPIPANRLKQIATDACNSAIGSAEFYDHAKTEQWNSTIISSVLKAVISESTPEGASAPSFKFACNSTIVQHLVPTSALNKPRGGTEIKAEEPHISTSSEATATDGKPHVGRRGMHSATGAYWDEKKDGMWTFKYDGGEGKGLDVVVMLIWVAI